Within the Nitrospinota bacterium genome, the region GGTGTTTCAAGATAAGGCCGCCAGTCTTCAGAAGCCCCTTCGTTTTCTCCATGCAATCCATTCAAAAATGCCGCGATGAATCGCGCTTCTTCCTGGCTGACCCCTATATTGGGCATTCTGGTTTCCGCTTTATAAGCTTGTGGGTTGGTTATCCACGCAAACACCCATTCGGGCCCATATCGAAACCCGGACTGGGAAAGATCCGGCCCTACCCTGCCGCCCTCCTCGTCCAATTGATGACAAGCGAAGCAACTTTTCTTCTTTCTGAATAATTTTTCCCCAGCCTGAATCGATGATTCCTTCTCACCTTCTTCCCGGAACCATTCTTTAAATGACTGGATACTTGTAGCTGAAATAGTTTCATTTAAAGGGCGCTCCGTATTTACTTCCTCCGGCAAAAAGACAGGTAGTAAACCGCCGCCAAGACTTCTTATATAAGCCACAAGGGACCATATCTCAGCTTCGGACAAAGTGTTGCCGAATACAGGCATCAAATGTGATTTTCGAACTCCCGCGCCGCCTTTTTGAATGGTGCGGAAAATCTGATGGTTGGTTTTTTTAGCCTGAAATTTTTTATGTGAAAGTTCCGCAGGTTCCTTATCCAGAAACTCTGCGTTGAACCCATCGCCATCTCCTGAAAGCCCATGACAATGGGCGCAAAACTGGACAAATAAGTCTTTGCCTTTATTCACCAGAGAGCTGGGAGTTTTTTTATTCAGATCCGCAAGATCATTCCTTCCACCCGCCCAAATGAGTGAGGGAAAACAGGAACCTGTAATTAAAAGAAAGGCCGTGCTTAGAAAAAGCGTGCGCAAAAACATAGTCATTAACAATTTTTTTGTTTTACGTTATAAATTTTAAAAAATAATAGCTCAATTCCTTTTCATATTCATTAAGAGATTTGTCCCTGGCACTTGATGAATCATAAGCATCCTGAATTCCGC harbors:
- a CDS encoding c-type cytochrome, whose protein sequence is MTMFLRTLFLSTAFLLITGSCFPSLIWAGGRNDLADLNKKTPSSLVNKGKDLFVQFCAHCHGLSGDGDGFNAEFLDKEPAELSHKKFQAKKTNHQIFRTIQKGGAGVRKSHLMPVFGNTLSEAEIWSLVAYIRSLGGGLLPVFLPEEVNTERPLNETISATSIQSFKEWFREEGEKESSIQAGEKLFRKKKSCFACHQLDEEGGRVGPDLSQSGFRYGPEWVFAWITNPQAYKAETRMPNIGVSQEEARFIAAFLNGLHGENEGASEDWRPYLETPGNKENGKRLFFDPDGKVYCSKCHRVNGDGGTIGPVLDYAGTRRMPEFLLESILEPKAVIASGYSTVLILTKDRKFITGIIKFEDDSGVGIVDKEGKELFIRKEDIKKYKTQKISMMPGNFKDLLEVQEVADILAYLKSLTLPEISGESGSKK